The segment TCGGGTGGATAGATGAAGTCCGCAAAGCGCCGCCCGACCATTTCCGACGGCTGGTAGCCGGCGGTCTGCTCGATCACCTGACTGATGTAAGTAATGACCCCGTCAGTGGTGACCACACAGACCACCTCGTTGAGATTCTCGACCAGATCGCGGTACTTCTCTTCCGACTGCCGCAGGGCTTCTTCCGCGCGGTGGCGGGCGCGGGCGTAGCGGATGGCGCGGCCGAGGAGGTTGGCGTCGACGTGTCCCTTGACGAGAAAATCCTGCGCCCCCGCCTGCACCGCCCGGGCCGACAACGCGATGTCGTCGCTGCTGGTCAAGACGATCACGGGCAGGTGCGGCGCGGCCGCGTGCACCCGGGCGAAAGTGTCGAGCCCCCAGCTGTCGGGTAAGCCGAGATCCAGCAGGACGAGGTCAAAGGCGGCAGTCGCCAGCTGCTCGATGCCATCCTTAAGCGAGCTAGCGCCGGTCAACTGGAATGACATGTGCGGCACCCGGCGCAGCATGGCGGCGAGGAAGCGGTGATCGCTGGCGTTATCCTCGATCAACAGGAGATCGAAATGCTCGTTCTCGCCATCGGGTACTGCGGCAACTGCTTTGGCTTTCACTGCAACCACACCTGTCTTCGAGTCGTTCTCATACCGATATCTAAACCCATACGCCACCGGCAACCGCGCTGCCGTTGGCGCAGCAATTCGCGTGCACAGTGAGTGCCGGCGATCACGGGCCGGCCATGGGCGAACGGCCCGACGATCACTACGGCACCGGCGCCAAGTTCGTATCGAAATGCCAGTATCTTGCCCGCCGGCCAACGGTACGGCCCGATACACGAAAGCTGCAGGCGACTGGTCAGATGCCCGGCTTGGTGCGAACGTCGGACTGCAGTCGCCGGCTTGACTGGGCTCTGATGGTCTCGTAGCGTCGGCTCGCTGGAGGCACGGGATGGTAGAGAAAACCATTGAGCTGACCGGGGCGTCGGCCAATAGTATCGAGGACGCCGTCAACATCGCTCTGGCGCGAGCGGCCGTCACCATCGACGGGATTCGCCACGTGCACATTGAAGACATCGCTGCCAGCGTTGAGAACGGCGCGGTGGCCACCTGGCGGGTGCGCATCCGCATCACCTTTGCGGTGCAGGACCGCTTGCACGAATGAGCGCGGGCCCACGCGCCATGCCGCTGGCCTGAGCCCCGATAGCTATGGAAGCCAAACTCCGGGAGGTCTGGCCTGGTATCTTTCTGGTGCACCTGCCGCTGCCGATGCGGCCCACCATCGTCAACGTGTACCTGCTCCACAGTGCCGGCGAGTGGGCACTGGTGGACACGGGGATCAATAGCAGCGACAGCATTCAGGCCTTCGAGGCGGCTGTGCGCGCCGCCGGCGGTACGCCCTCAAAGATCGGCAAGATCATCTGCACCCATCATCACCCCGATCATTTCGGTGCCTCGAAGGCGTTGAAAGAACTCACCGGCGCGCAGCTGCTCATTCATCGTGCCGAGCACGAACGCACGCGCATCTTCAACGTCTTGGACCGGCCACCTGAGACGGCGCAGTACTTCTACGCCAACGGCTTCCCGATCGACCGCTATATGAATGTACCCTCGCCGGGCGAGTTCTGGGCCGGCCTGTTCGTAGCAGCGGCCCCGGACGCGTTTCTCGAGGACGGCGATATCATCCGCGTCGGCGAGCTCGAGCTCGAAGTGATCTGGACTCCGGGGCACGCCCCCGGGCACTGTGTGCTCCACCTGCGCAAGGAGAAGCTGTTGTTCGCCGGCGACCACCTGCTGCCCAAGATCACGCCGCACGTGGGCTATTTTCCCGGCGGACCGGAAGACCCGCTGGGTGATTTCCTCGACTCCCAGCGCAAGGTGCAACGCTGGGAGGTGTCGATGATCTTGCCGGCACACGGCGGCATTTTCACCGACCACCGCCACCGCGCCAACCAGATCATTCAGCACCACGATTACCGGCTGCGCGAGATGCTCGACTTCGTCCGGCGCGCCCCCCACACCGCCTACGAGGTCGCGATCCACGCCTTCGCGCTCGATGAGGATAGCCCGATGATGGTGCGCTTTCCGGCGACCTTCGAGACCCTCGCCCACCTCGAGCATCTGTGCCAGCGCGGCTGGGCCGAAAAAGACCTTCGCAACGATCGCATCTATTACCGCGGTCGCCGATGAAGCCCGCCGCGGCCAGTGCCGCCCTCGCGTTTCTTGTCACCGTTCTCGGCGGGCTCGCAGCCGCAGTGGCAGCCGAGGTGCCGGCGCGCCCGAGCGCAGGCTGCGCTGCACCCGCAGCCGCGAACGGCCGCCGGCTGGAGCGGACCATCGTGGTCAGCGGCGTGAGTCGGTCCTATGTCCTAGATGTCCCCGCATCCACCGAGCCGTCGCGTCCAGTACCGCTGCTGTTCGACTTCCACGGCCTGGGGCACAGCGGCGGCGGCGTGTGGGCGGTGTCGGAGTTCCGCCAGCTGGCGGAGCGCGATGGTTTCATTACCGTCTATCCGGACGGGTTGACTGTGACTCTCAACACCGGGACGCAGCAACTCGAAGGCACCGGCTGGGAAATCGCCGCGGCCGACTCGAATCGCGACCTGAAATTCACCGCTCTGCTGCTCGATCACCTGGAGGCGACCTATTGCATCGACCGCGCCCGCGTCTTTGCCACCGGGTTTTCCAATGGCGCGTTCTTCAGTCACCTGCTCGGGTGTGTGATGGCGGATCGTTTTGCCGCGATCGCGCCGGTGAGCGGCGGGCGGGCTCCGGCAGCATGTGCGCCGTCACGCGGGGTAGCGGTGCTGATCTATCATGGCCGGCAAGACCAGCGCGTGCCGGTGCAGCATGCACGGGTTGCGCGTGATGCCTGGTTGGCGCTCAACCGCTGTCGCGAACACGCCAGCAACGGTTGCGAAGAGCATCGCCAATGCCGCGACGGCGCGGTGGTGGAGTACTGCGAGGCCGACTTTGCCCACCGTTGGCCGGCGCTGGCCACGGCCCACATCTGGGAGTTCTTTCAGGCGCACCCGCTGGCGGCGGCAGCGCGCGGGCCGCCAGCAATACTGCCCTCGACCCCGGCGGGTACCCGGGCCACGCATTGAGTCGGGGCGCCGGCTCGGTTACATAGAGCCACCATGGCCATCGCGCTTGGGTCCGATTATCCGTTGCTGGCAGCCGTTGAGTCGCCGGCCGACATAAAGAAACTGGACGACGGTGGTCTGCGCGCGCTGGCCGACGAGATCCGAACCTTCATTATCGAGTCGGTAACGCGCACCGGTGGCCACCTGGGGGCCGGGCTGGGGGTGGTCGAGCTGACGCTGGCGCTATTTGCCGAGTTCGACTTCAATCAGCACGACAAGCTGGTATGGGACGTCGGACATCAGTGCTATCCGCACAAGATCGTGACCGGCCGCGCCGCCGCGTTCGACTCCTTGCGCCAAGCGGGCGGGCTGTCCGGTTTCCCCGATCCCGCCGAGTCCGAGTTCGACACCGTCAAGACCGGCCACGGCGGGACGAGCATTTCCACCGCTGTCGGCCTGGCGCTGGCCTGGCGAGCGCACCCCGAGTGCGCCACGCGCAAGGCGGTGGCGGTGATCGGCGACGGCTCGCTGCAAGAAGGCAACGCCTACGAAGCCCTGAACCACGGCGGTACTTTCAAGGACCTCAACCTGGTGGTTGTGCTCAACGACAACAACATGAGCATCAGCCCGAGCGTCGGCGCCATGAGCGGCTACCTCTCGCGGGTGCGCAGCTCGACCTGGCTGCAAACGCGGCTGCGCACGATGCAGCGGGCCATCAAGCAGATCCCGGGCGTGGGCTCGAACCTCGAAGACGTGCTCCAGCGCTGGTATCACTCGCTGCAAGGCATCCTGCCCCAACATGCGCTGGGGATCATCTTCGAGGAGTTCGGTTTCTTCTATTACGGCCCGATCGACGGCCACGACGTCGGCGCGCTGCGGCGCGCCTTTCGCGACACCCGCTGGATGAAGCGGCCGGTGCTCATCCACGTCGTCACCACCAAGGGGCGCGGCTACAAGGACGATGAGCCCGAGATCACCTGCTACCACGCTGCTCCCCCCAGCGCCGCCGTCACCGCCCAGATCGGCAAGGAGTACCCGGAGCAAGGCGGCCAGAGCTTCACCGCCGCCTTCGCCGAGCAGGCCATCAAGATGGCCGAGCGTGATCCGCGCCTGGTCGTGATCACGGCGGCGATGCTCGATGGCACCGGACTGACCAAGTTTCAGCAGCGCTTCCCCGAGCGCTGTTTCGACGTCGGCATGGCGGAGCAACACGCGGTGGCGATGGCCGCCGGCTTGGCCCTGGCCGGCTACTGGCCGATCTGTGCGATCTACTCCACCTTCCTCCAACGCGCCTACGACCAGGTGTTTCAGGAAGTGGCGTTGCAAAAGGCCCGCGTCCTCTTCTGTCTCGATCGTGGCGGCCTGGTCGGCTCCGATGGCGCCACCCACAACGGCGTGTTCGACATCGGCTACTTGCGCTGTCTGCCCAATTTCGCCCTGATGGCGCCGCGCGATGCCGGGGAGTTGGGTCAGATGATGGAGCTGGCCGCATCGTGGGACGGACCCGTGGCCATCCGTTTTCCGCGCGGCACCGGCGCCGCTGCGGGCGAGCGGCTGGCACACCGCCCCTTCGGCTTGGGCCAGGCCGAGCGCGTCGCCGACGGCAGCGACGGTTGCATCCTGGCTTACGGGCCGCTGACTTACACCGCCCTCGACGTGCGCCGGCGGATTCAGGAGCAAAGCGGTCAAACCTTGGCCGTGGTCAACGCCCGCTTCGTCAAGCCGCTCGATGAGCAACTCATCCGGGAAGAGCTCGAGCGCCAGCCGGTGGTGTTCACGCTGGAAGATCACGCGCTCGCCGGCGGGTTCGGCTCAGCGGTGGCCGAGTTTGCCCTCACGCGCCTGGAGAATTCCGCCCCTGCCGGCAGGCTGCAGCTGCTCGCCGTTCCCGACCGCTTCATCGATCATGGGGATCGCACCGAACAGTTGGCCGAGGCCGGGTTGGACATCGAGACTCTCACCAGCCGGATCAGTGCGCGGGTGGCACTGGCGTCGCCGGCGGTGCGGCCGATCAAGCGCGTCGGTCAAGCCGCTCGCCGCTGAGCACCGGCGCAGAAATTCCGCCCGTCGCTCGCGCCGGCAAAGAAAGCAGGAAAGCTCGATGGATTTCCAGCTGAGCGAAGAACAGCGAGCACTGCAAGCAACGGTGCGCGAGTTGGCCGACCGGGAGCTCGCCCCCTTGGCCGCGCTGTGGGATCGCCAGGCGCGTGTGCCGCAAGCGCACGAGCTCGCTGCGCTGCTCAAAATGGGGTTGCACGGCATGTGCCTGCCTTCGCGCTACGGCGGTGGCGACCAGGACCTGCTGTCAGCGATCCTGGTGATCGAGCAGCTCGCGCGGGTCTCGCCGCTATGCGCCGCCGGCGTCTTCGAGTCGAACGTGGGACCGGTGCGCGTGATCGAGAAGTTCGGCACCGAGGAGCAAAAGCAGCGATTCCTGCCCGCGGTTTGCCGGGGCGAGATGCAGATCAGCGTCGGCATGACCGAGGCCGAAGCTGGTAGCGCGCTGACCAGCCTGCGGACCAAGGCCGAGAAGGCCGGCGGCGGCTGGGTTTTGAATGGCCGCAAGTGTTTCTGTACCGGCGGCGGTCATAGCGAGGCTTACCTGGTCTATTGCCGCTTCGGTGACGTGCCGGGCGCCAGAGGCATCGGGGCGATCGTTGTCGACAAAGACACCCCCGGCTTCAGTTTCGGCAAGCAGGAGCATTTCCTGGGGTTTCGCGGTTTCCCTTCTTGTGACCTTATCTTCGAGGACTGTTTCGTTCCCGCACACAATCTAGTGGTCGAGCCGGGCGGCTTTGCCGGGTTGATGCAGTGCTTCGACATCGAGCGCTGCGGCAATGCCACCATGGCGCTCGGCATCGCCACCGGCGCACTCGAGTATGCCACCCAATACGCCTTGCAGCGTCACACCTTCAGCCGGCCCATCTGCGAGCGGCAGGCGATTCAGCTGATGATCGCCGACATGGCCACCCGCGTCGAGGCGGCGCGCTTGTTGGTCTACCGCGCGGCGGTGAGCGCTGCCGGCGGCTTCCCCTCGGTCCAGCAGACCTCGATGGCCAAGGTCTTCGCCAACGAGACCGCCAAGGCGGTAACCGATATGGCGCTCGAAATCCTCGGCGGGTATGGTTACAGCACCGAGTACCCGGTGGAGCGTATGCTGCGCGACAGCCGCGGCTGGCCCGTCGCCGGGGGCACGCTGCAAATCCAGAAGATCATCATCGCCGCCACCGTATTCGGGCGGCCTTTCGATCAGCGCAAGTAGTGTCAGGGGGCGGGGCGCCGAGCGGGCGGAGGGAATCGCATGAGAACTGTCGCTGAGCTCATTCGCTGGCGCGCCAAGCAACATGCCGAGCGCGTGGCGCTGGAGTACGCCGGCCGGTGGACGACCTACGCCGAACTCGATCGCCGCGCCAACCAAGTGGCCAACGCCCTGGTGCGCTGCGGGGTGCAACCGGGCGAGCACGTCTGCGTGCTCGACCACAATCACGCTCACATGTTCGAGACCATCTTCGGTATCGCCAAGGCGGGGGCGGTCTTTACGCCGATCAACTGGCGCCTGGCGCCGCCGGAGATGGCATTTCTGATCAACGACGGCAAAGCCCGGGTGGTGTTCGCCGGCCCGTCCTTCAGCGCTGCCCTCGGCTCGATCGAGCAGCAACTCGACACTGCCGGCACGATCGTCTGCTACGCCGAGGCGCACGAGCGCTGGCAGCCGTACGAAACTTGGCGTGACGCCGCCGCCACCACCGACCCTCGGCACGACGGCGGCGAGGACGACACCGCTTGGCAGCTCTACACCAGCGGTACCACGGGCACGCCCAAGGGCGCCGAGATCACCCACCGCAACCTTTTGACCGTGCTCGCCAACGGGTTGCTGCCCGGGATCAGTGTAACCCCGGGCGAGCGCGCGCTCGTCTGCCTGCCGCTGTATCACATCGGCGGCGCCGGCTACGCCCTGACCCTGTTGTACGCCGGGATGACGGCCGTTGTCGCCAACGTCTTCGACCCGGCGCAGATTCTGCGCCTGCTCGAGGAGCGCCGCATCACCCAGGCGTTTCTCGTGCCCACGATGATCAACTTCCTGCTGCAGACGCCGGCGTGCGCCGCCACCGACTTCAGCGCCCTCAAGACCATCATCTACGGGGCCTCGGCCATACCGGTCGATCTGCTCGAACGCGCCCTCGCCGGCTTCGGCTGCTCGTTCGTGCAGGCCTACGGTCTGACGGAGACCACCGGCGCCATCTGCTATCTGCCGGCGGCCGATCACCTGCCGGGCAGCGCGCGGCTGAAGTCCGCCGGCCAGCCGGCTTTCGGCATCGACATCCGCACGGTCAACGCTAGCGGTGACTTGTGCTCACCCGGGGAGGTAGGCGAGATCGTCGTCCGCGGCGATGCGGTGATGAAGGGCTATTGGAATCAACCCGAGGCCACGCGCGCGGCCATCGTCGATGGCTGGTTTCACACCGGCGATGCCGGGTACTTCGATGATGCCGGCTACCTGTACATCCACGACCGCGTCAAGGACATGATCGTCTCGGGCGCCGAAAACATCTACCCCGCCGAGGTCGAGCGGGTGTTG is part of the Deltaproteobacteria bacterium genome and harbors:
- a CDS encoding dodecin domain-containing protein, yielding MVEKTIELTGASANSIEDAVNIALARAAVTIDGIRHVHIEDIAASVENGAVATWRVRIRITFAVQDRLHE
- a CDS encoding MBL fold metallo-hydrolase — translated: MEAKLREVWPGIFLVHLPLPMRPTIVNVYLLHSAGEWALVDTGINSSDSIQAFEAAVRAAGGTPSKIGKIICTHHHPDHFGASKALKELTGAQLLIHRAEHERTRIFNVLDRPPETAQYFYANGFPIDRYMNVPSPGEFWAGLFVAAAPDAFLEDGDIIRVGELELEVIWTPGHAPGHCVLHLRKEKLLFAGDHLLPKITPHVGYFPGGPEDPLGDFLDSQRKVQRWEVSMILPAHGGIFTDHRHRANQIIQHHDYRLREMLDFVRRAPHTAYEVAIHAFALDEDSPMMVRFPATFETLAHLEHLCQRGWAEKDLRNDRIYYRGRR
- a CDS encoding 1-deoxy-D-xylulose-5-phosphate synthase, whose translation is MAIALGSDYPLLAAVESPADIKKLDDGGLRALADEIRTFIIESVTRTGGHLGAGLGVVELTLALFAEFDFNQHDKLVWDVGHQCYPHKIVTGRAAAFDSLRQAGGLSGFPDPAESEFDTVKTGHGGTSISTAVGLALAWRAHPECATRKAVAVIGDGSLQEGNAYEALNHGGTFKDLNLVVVLNDNNMSISPSVGAMSGYLSRVRSSTWLQTRLRTMQRAIKQIPGVGSNLEDVLQRWYHSLQGILPQHALGIIFEEFGFFYYGPIDGHDVGALRRAFRDTRWMKRPVLIHVVTTKGRGYKDDEPEITCYHAAPPSAAVTAQIGKEYPEQGGQSFTAAFAEQAIKMAERDPRLVVITAAMLDGTGLTKFQQRFPERCFDVGMAEQHAVAMAAGLALAGYWPICAIYSTFLQRAYDQVFQEVALQKARVLFCLDRGGLVGSDGATHNGVFDIGYLRCLPNFALMAPRDAGELGQMMELAASWDGPVAIRFPRGTGAAAGERLAHRPFGLGQAERVADGSDGCILAYGPLTYTALDVRRRIQEQSGQTLAVVNARFVKPLDEQLIREELERQPVVFTLEDHALAGGFGSAVAEFALTRLENSAPAGRLQLLAVPDRFIDHGDRTEQLAEAGLDIETLTSRISARVALASPAVRPIKRVGQAARR
- a CDS encoding acyl-CoA dehydrogenase family protein, with translation MDFQLSEEQRALQATVRELADRELAPLAALWDRQARVPQAHELAALLKMGLHGMCLPSRYGGGDQDLLSAILVIEQLARVSPLCAAGVFESNVGPVRVIEKFGTEEQKQRFLPAVCRGEMQISVGMTEAEAGSALTSLRTKAEKAGGGWVLNGRKCFCTGGGHSEAYLVYCRFGDVPGARGIGAIVVDKDTPGFSFGKQEHFLGFRGFPSCDLIFEDCFVPAHNLVVEPGGFAGLMQCFDIERCGNATMALGIATGALEYATQYALQRHTFSRPICERQAIQLMIADMATRVEAARLLVYRAAVSAAGGFPSVQQTSMAKVFANETAKAVTDMALEILGGYGYSTEYPVERMLRDSRGWPVAGGTLQIQKIIIAATVFGRPFDQRK
- a CDS encoding fatty acid--CoA ligase, whose amino-acid sequence is MRTVAELIRWRAKQHAERVALEYAGRWTTYAELDRRANQVANALVRCGVQPGEHVCVLDHNHAHMFETIFGIAKAGAVFTPINWRLAPPEMAFLINDGKARVVFAGPSFSAALGSIEQQLDTAGTIVCYAEAHERWQPYETWRDAAATTDPRHDGGEDDTAWQLYTSGTTGTPKGAEITHRNLLTVLANGLLPGISVTPGERALVCLPLYHIGGAGYALTLLYAGMTAVVANVFDPAQILRLLEERRITQAFLVPTMINFLLQTPACAATDFSALKTIIYGASAIPVDLLERALAGFGCSFVQAYGLTETTGAICYLPAADHLPGSARLKSAGQPAFGIDIRTVNASGDLCSPGEVGEIVVRGDAVMKGYWNQPEATRAAIVDGWFHTGDAGYFDDAGYLYIHDRVKDMIVSGAENIYPAEVERVLAQHPAVFDVAVIGVPDERWGEAVKAVVQLRPGAQASESELIAHCRGRIADYKCPKSVDFCAVIPRNPSGKALKRELREPYWRNRSRRVN